The nucleotide window atattaatagattATATAAACTCTGTAAAGGCtaacaattatatacataaaaagtaTAACTACATGTATTAGTAATATGTATcaataatatatcattatattaataatattaactaaatacaatatattacaaaattaaaaattcaatttgaaaatcatttttaattttgatttattcattaatgttttattatacaaattttattggacttgaaatttaaaaaacttgatatatttacaataagaAGGAgagatatatgtaaatatcattatattataacaaagtATATCATTCataaaggaattatttattacacataaacgattataatgtaatacacaTTGTATATCttctaaatgaaaatattgttaaattctatttttaatctaAATCCAATCCTTCATCATCATCACCTTTCTTATCAGGACTAGATGCTGGTGGAGCTTGTTTAGTATTTTTGTCCTCCTGTCCTTGCTGCGTTTGTTCTTGGCCACTCTTAGCTTCAGTCTCGAGAGCAGTGACGAATTCTTCAATGTTTCCACTGGCTGCAGCATTGACAGCATCTGGACCCAAGCCAAATTGACGGATGACAGGTCCCGCCTGGCCTGACTGCAAAGCAGACCAGAACATTGATAGCGCCTGGGAGAACTGGGGAGACACTAGCGTGGTACACAGGTGATCCCCTGGTGGTAAGTGCGGGCTCATTGCACGCTCCAAGCTTTCCGTTGCAGAAATTGCCGCAGGGATGACATTGGTCAGCTCAGTTGCTACTCCCCTCTGCCGGACAATAAGCTGTGCTGTAGGTGGCCGAAAACAACAAATAATCCCAGAGAAACTTCCCCAACTACTCAACAGAGCGAGAGTCTCCGACAGCCAGGAAAAGTTCATGtggaaaagaatattaaataacgaaacaaCCATGCCTCTGCCCTTTGATTTTATAGTAATAGTTTTATTGGCTCTACACTGCGTTTCAACTATTGGTGGTACCACTGATTctatgaaatgataaaaattaatacgttACACagctaaaataaaaaattcataatatttaatatatattattcgtttgtttATTGTATCTTCTCTTTTGGACATCTTATAATGGTATtaagtaaattaatgaaaagcatacaaataataaaataaaaatattagatagaTAAAAACTATCTATGCAATTAGTATACCACAtatagtttaataaattattcttcattTGAATTAGAATCATATTAGTTCTACAAGAAAGATACGCAATACataatcatatataaatattaaatgctatcttttaagatttataaataatatcaatgtcaataattcaattagcacactgaaaatttcatagtcataatttataataacaaaagATTTATCagtatcaaaaaaataaatactggtttgtacgaattaaattaattatttgacaTGTGTTAGTTCTGATAAATAAGTGTATAAAACATTCATTAATACCTGGccttgaaatttaataatttataccacaaaaaatttatattaaatcaaCCTTGTGATATCAAAAAATGACACATAACAGAACATATTTTGAAGAGCTGGTtagaaaggaaataatttcgtcattaaacaatgaaatatcatttcaaGTATGTTATCAATAATACCATTCTGTTCCTGATAATGATAACAGctgaaagaaaagatataattaataaaaaaagcagAAATATATTACAGTGAACTACTGTTTAATAATTGTTGTGACTGAACAAAATGTAATTGCACaatactgaaatatttaattatacaatataaaatgcGAAATATATGTTTGATAAATTGTGTCATATATAACATCaatgtgtgtgtgcgcgcgtgcGCTTGTTTGCGTGGAAGTTATCTAATCtgtatgtataaatgtaaaataaaataatgacacaaaaatcaaatataaaattattatagaacTATACTCTGCACACGGGAAATTTctgtattaaaagaaaaaaagaaaatgaaatttttttatatgattaAAATTCATTCTAGCAACATGCAAAATAAGATGGATACAAGACATATATCTAATGTTtcctatataacattatgtagtatgacAGAAAACAACATATagtatgttaaaaaaaaagaagctgtTAAAAATACTAGTATGTTATACTAGTATGTCATgataatttatctatttggttttattaaatatttgcacTGAAGTAATGTATATGTTCTTTCTTACAGAGAAAATGATTTCGCCCTTGAGTCGTTAATAACCCATACAAGTGATtgatttgatattaaataataaaaataaaaagagaagaaaagagagaaaaagaaaatgaaacataaatatatattattttattcagcaaatatttctgtagaaaaaatttgtatatccACAtagcatttaatattttcataatatctcCTTTTTGATGCCctagtattttatatctttattatatttatttttcttctatttgttATAACTGTCACCAATTAGagtatttcaattttcgttaaaacgaagagtataaaaaataataaagatgaaaacttatataaatagaaatagaactatGCAAGTTTCACagcaatataatataaaattgactatctttataaatgcacatttattatttttattattttttaaataatataaagattcTTTCTTGTTGTTGCCTTCTGTCCTATCGtgttctttgttttaattctaatttatgtatatttcttaTGTATGAGATTATTCTAAAGTTGTGATTTCAATAATTGTTGTCTTTGAGTTGATTGAATAAAAaagctataataaataaaaaagatatacaagATAttctacataaaatattattgagaGCCAATGTATATTGTcatatatcatttaatttagattattattatttctggGTATAAATTGTTAGCTGTTAAAACCTAAACATTAGatagatttatattaatattttgagaatgagttttataatagtaatattgtTGAAAAGctgaaaatttagaaaaaatatattatataaagctATTAATGGAGAAAAGATATTACCTGAACAACAGATTCTGTTCCTGCAGGTGTTGGAATctctgataaaaaattttgtagatcACTAAGttgaattttgttatttgtatttgttgttgttgttgtcgttgttgttgttgttgaagCAGGTGTTGATGTACCTGATGTTCGTGATGATGATTTATTATCACCTAAACAAAGATTTACGTTAATCacttatacaaattatataataaactatACAATAAATGTGCTTACTATTAGGTTTAGGGGGATCATTAGCAGACGATGCTGGAGATATTATTTGCGTAGCAGGTCTTACAGTACTTGTAGTAACTCGAGTCGATGCAGTTGTTGTAGATGTTCTAGTACTTTGCACACCTTGAGGTCTATTCATTGTACCCAATAAACTACCTAAACCAATTTGGCCTACACCACCAAATAATTGCATTAACTGCTGTTGTgacatattatttaataaattttgcagaTCTCCTTCTGGATTTGTACTACCACTTCTTTGTGATCCAGGAGTTGGTGGATTGTTAAGAActtcattaatttttctacaatatTCTTCATCTTTGTCTGTTTTAAGATCCTGTATAAAAATGAGGTATGTAATATTACTTacttactaaaatattttatcaatttttgtgGAATTACTATATCTTTTCCTAGACTACAcaaagtacatacatatattttagttACTTCATAATACattctacaatattttgtaattaatgttatattttattacaatctataatatacataaatatatatattttgtataaaaatattattacattcttatttatatttgaaatccATTACTACCTGAGGTGGTAATGAGTGAAAGTCTAAggtaagaataataataataataaataaataaatatatagataaacaaaagataatacacattatataatttttaatctaattaattaccgatttaataattttggaTGACATGATTTTACTTGTGTCATGCATATATTACTGTACATAAtctattatatgtacatagagTGTTTTAACTGGAAATGGTAGTATATCTCACGagagattaaaattatcaaaaaaatgttttaacaaaAGTTGTTTGGGTTGAAAAGAGGCATCATATGgtgcaaattatttttttgctGATTGTATAATGGAGGAGATTATAAGTAaaacttcattatttttaatggaatcatgtatttttttaatattttaatcgatccACCTTGATGTTCTCTATAAAAAGGTGTTGACCTATATATGTCAAAAAACTATTAGTTTagcagatattttaaatttaatttgtcgTATGAAAGACAAGGAAACACGCGAAACGGTTATCTTATGTTTACATTGTaacgtatgaaaaataaaaataacataaacaCAAGAATGTTGTTTCGCGTATTTCCTTGTCTTTCACatgacaaattaaattttaaatatctactAAACAAATAGTTTTTCGACATAGATAggttaatatctttttatagaaaataccaTGGTGGATTGATTAGTGTATTAACACATATATGGCCCCATTTAAAAAACCACAGAACCATTCTACTACTCAACCTGCAAAAAGATAATTGGCTATATAACTTTCATTGAgacgtttttttaaataattttaattctttgtgAGATATCCTATCGTATCCAGTATACAAAAtactttgtataatataatacatgtttaaaatgtattagttataaaaacatatacaACAATTATAGATAGGTCtgttttaattgtaaataaatattaatcttcATATATAGTATTAGAAAGGTATTACTGTAAACCAgtgaacaaataaaaatatttcatataaaagtttcaatataACATGTAAAGTTTTTTAACAAgttcattattaattaaagaatttacctaacaaataatttataagcattgaaaaaataatcattttgcctttgttattttaaaaatctacatcttttttattccCTTCATAAATACTAACTttctataatttgtaatttgtacaaaatataaacaaatgtatgaaatttaatatttaacattaaaacCCATCTTACCTGAAGCCAAACAAAGAATTTTTTGTTCGATGATTTAAATCGTAAGAGGTATACTCTACCAGTTTTACATTGGGGAACATGTTTAAATTCACAATCATCAGGAAAAATAATCAGGtcctataaataaataaagaatatcgaTAAGATGATTATAGAGAAATCTAAACAAAGTTTGAAAGAAGTAtatcaattttacaaataataaatatttttgaattgtaatgaattttaaagatagtaaaaaatatctttacatcCTCAACATATCCTGACACACGATCTTTCCAACAAAAATGCATTAATGAATCATCAGATTGATAAACGTAAAGCTGTCCTTTTCGAATATCTGGATAAACCATCTTTCCCTTCATAGTCATTTTCCCCGCTTTAAATTCCACCAAATTTTTAGGGGTTCCGCGTGAAGcattatttccaaataagGCTCCTCCTGACATAGTTGATATTTCAAACACCTtgttttgataaatatattaaaaactcTACACGcggttaattttcttttcacagCGCGCTGATGACACTGCACTTTAAAATGGCGTGTCAGAAGATTTCCTATCTTACATAGAATTCTTAAACATATGCGCCACGTAGTGGCGAACTTgataatttagattttatcGACAGAGCATAAACagtcaaattatttatatttttatatcactaACATGGTACAGGATAAAGGTACAGGATCataggaatataaaaatagagtGAGTGAGCGCACTGAACAAACGATATaggaatagaaagagaacGCTGCATAGAGACCCCTTGTGTCCTTGTCTAATAACGCATGCAcatttatatagtaaatatgcAAGTGTAACACCGATTAACGAGTGGCATTAGTGTGCAATACTACGTATACAATGTCAGAGaggaaattttttctttaacagTATACATAATACCAGAGACTGGCAGAGAGTTTCCTCTCTGATCATACGTATCTGAGTCATCTTCGCCCTGGTGGCAGAAAtaggaattaaaatttaaaattataccaTTTCGCGCGGTGTTATATTGAAAGGAGGAAGCAACTTCTAAGAGCTCGttataaaagtgaaaaatttaatataccaCATCAAGTTATTGCTCCAAAATGGTGAGAATCTTAATTTGGttcgttttatattcataatataataaaatttagagaGATCTGTCGTTTTTGGATGCGAATAGACGATTATTAGTATTCAATCAAGGTCATACCTACATTGAGAAAGCATCGAGAaccaatatattattacctatcGTAATCGattataatatcaattataataggtaataataaatcgtaGTACTGTCATTTCGATttcgtttcaataatttatgtCATTTTCGAAAAGGGATACTATCGCAGATAAATTCGAGTATTTTCTGCGCATCCTATTTTTTGCCTATTGCGCAGATGTGTTTAACTAACAAGAAAAGCACGCCATATTTGcttaatacgaaataaatttccaaaatctAACAACGGCCAGTCAGAGTtacaatttttgcaaattgGTTGCATTACAGAATACTCATAGATATTTGACACGTATTacgatgtattttataatgtatgaCTATATCTaaactatattatataatataaaagcatattttatatttttaataatatgatattttgttATCTATACTAAATGAGTAATAATTCGTTTACAGTTTGGAAGTAGCAGTATTTTCGTAAATAAATACTCGATAATTTTTGTGATCGCGCGCAATGCGATTGGTAGAATCAGTGTTTgttcgttatattatttttaatattctatagaGCAGCATAgctcttattaaatttaattataatgatCATATGCGAAATTAGAGTCAGTGTGTTCGCCGATTGTTATTTAAACGGACGCGTTAAtagcttttatttttctttttttttttttttttttcaaacttcGCTTTCGATAGTAGAGTGGCAGGTATTCCAATAGGATAAAGCTTCTCCTGGACCTCAGGAATAGTAagtacttttataaataaatatttttgtatattgtattCTACTTTATCTTATTCTTGATATTTTACCTAAATCATTATTAAGTAAAAAGTAAAGATGATTGATAATTTCAAAAGTTTTATGTTTttctattgaaataaaatcttaaagttgtaatattgaattataaaataaaaatgtttaacataCATCAGAAATCATTAAACTGCTAGATTTCTAAATATGAAACTATTATATTAGAGttgaaatggaatttttgtatttattagttttaaatttagtaATGTTTTATCTTCTACTATCTTCTTACACAATTAATGCTATGTGTTTAACAACgaattgtaatatttcatgttTTGTTAC belongs to Bombus pascuorum chromosome 10, iyBomPasc1.1, whole genome shotgun sequence and includes:
- the LOC132911418 gene encoding proteasomal ubiquitin receptor ADRM1 homolog isoform X2, which gives rise to MSGGALFGNNASRGTPKNLVEFKAGKMTMKGKMVYPDIRKGQLYVYQSDDSLMHFCWKDRVSGYVEDDLIIFPDDCEFKHVPQCKTGRVYLLRFKSSNKKFFVWLQDLKTDKDEEYCRKINEVLNNPPTPGSQRSGSTNPEGDLQNLLNNMSQQQLMQLFGGVGQIGLGSLLGTMNRPQGVQSTRTSTTTASTRVTTSTVRPATQIISPASSANDPPKPNSDNKSSSRTSGTSTPASTTTTTTTTTTNTNNKIQLSDLQNFLSEIPTPAGTESVVQSGQAGPVIRQFGLGPDAVNAAASGNIEEFVTALETEAKSGQEQTQQGQEDKNTKQAPPASSPDKKGDDDEGLDLD
- the LOC132911418 gene encoding proteasomal ubiquitin receptor ADRM1 isoform X1, translated to MSGGALFGNNASRGTPKNLVEFKAGKMTMKGKMVYPDIRKGQLYVYQSDDSLMHFCWKDRVSGYVEDDLIIFPDDCEFKHVPQCKTGRVYLLRFKSSNKKFFVWLQDLKTDKDEEYCRKINEVLNNPPTPGSQRSGSTNPEGDLQNLLNNMSQQQLMQLFGGVGQIGLGSLLGTMNRPQGVQSTRTSTTTASTRVTTSTVRPATQIISPASSANDPPKPNSDNKSSSRTSGTSTPASTTTTTTTTTTNTNNKIQLSDLQNFLSEIPTPAGTESVVQRGVATELTNVIPAAISATESLERAMSPHLPPGDHLCTTLVSPQFSQALSMFWSALQSGQAGPVIRQFGLGPDAVNAAASGNIEEFVTALETEAKSGQEQTQQGQEDKNTKQAPPASSPDKKGDDDEGLDLD